A genomic window from Cutibacterium acnes includes:
- a CDS encoding 5-formyltetrahydrofolate cyclo-ligase — MDPRSGKEELRRRCLAHRAALDHRTRMSRDDRRTEHAMSRLLWAHKVALYLSRSDEPDTVDLADTLIMMGKKVLAPVLTDGHGRSLHEPAWAWYDSKNVRTGLWQIPEPIAPILPASAIDQVEVVLCSALFVDRSGYRVGVGGGWYDRVLAHRADDVPVWAVVNDDEILDEVPHDPWDESVTAALTPSGLHMLGQ, encoded by the coding sequence GTGGATCCTCGAAGCGGCAAGGAGGAGTTACGACGTCGCTGCCTGGCTCATCGTGCCGCATTGGATCACCGAACGCGGATGAGCCGCGACGATCGGCGCACCGAACATGCTATGAGCCGGTTGCTATGGGCTCACAAGGTCGCCCTTTACCTCTCTCGTAGTGATGAACCCGACACCGTGGATCTCGCCGACACTCTCATCATGATGGGCAAGAAGGTACTGGCACCCGTTCTGACTGACGGTCATGGTCGCTCCCTCCATGAACCGGCGTGGGCGTGGTACGACAGCAAGAACGTACGGACTGGTCTGTGGCAGATCCCCGAGCCGATAGCCCCTATTCTCCCTGCCTCGGCGATCGACCAGGTCGAGGTGGTGCTGTGCTCGGCACTCTTCGTCGATCGATCCGGATACCGCGTCGGAGTGGGCGGTGGCTGGTACGACCGCGTCCTTGCCCACCGGGCCGATGACGTTCCAGTGTGGGCGGTCGTCAATGACGACGAGATCCTTGACGAGGTACCCCACGACCCATGGGACGAGTCTGTCACGGCGGCTCTTACCCCCAGTGGACTGCACATGCTGGGCCAGTAA
- the glp gene encoding gephyrin-like molybdotransferase Glp gives MALFHRKKQVEAPEPEAEPLGLPGAPETDMSGRRSVDDHRDYLCSLVQAVPPVAVEVPRAVGLAVCEDVHAPHDVPVVTTAVIDGYALDSASTRMAGRPDAVEIQVDRRPPSPVIPGTAVRVMAGSLLPEGTDCVLPPDLLNVDGDIVLFSPVKRWAGARLAGSDYGRGEVLVRNGTILHPGIISVLASAGIDEVFVRPRPKVVIVAVRADEDQRAEIERKARANGAEDIASLDATAAAIESATRALDVNVTVVSTNTSSDSELTRLLANAGRGADLVIATSDRIVVGQQDPVPSVLPPMGGTDFARVAMEPGANQVFALIDPGLVPLIVLPVGPGPALVSFMAFVQPLLRKLSGLPPVEELKAETDRPIARHPESTTFVPVRLARVGGRPVLSRAGMGDVTHVVDLSMADAIAVVGAGDEPVPTGMPLTCWRLG, from the coding sequence ATGGCGTTGTTCCACAGGAAGAAGCAGGTCGAGGCCCCCGAACCCGAAGCGGAGCCCCTCGGCCTGCCAGGAGCGCCGGAGACAGATATGTCAGGTCGTCGGTCTGTCGACGATCATCGTGACTACCTATGCAGCTTGGTGCAGGCCGTCCCACCAGTAGCCGTGGAGGTGCCGAGAGCTGTCGGTCTGGCTGTTTGTGAGGACGTTCATGCGCCCCATGACGTTCCAGTCGTGACGACGGCGGTCATTGATGGCTACGCCCTCGACTCGGCGTCGACTCGAATGGCCGGACGTCCCGATGCCGTTGAGATCCAGGTGGATCGACGCCCACCTAGCCCGGTAATCCCTGGTACTGCTGTGCGGGTCATGGCTGGATCGCTGCTTCCTGAGGGGACCGACTGCGTCTTACCACCGGATCTGCTCAATGTCGACGGCGACATTGTGTTGTTTTCTCCGGTGAAGAGATGGGCCGGTGCCCGACTCGCGGGCTCGGATTACGGCCGCGGCGAGGTTCTGGTACGTAACGGGACGATCCTGCACCCAGGTATCATCTCGGTGCTCGCTTCGGCCGGAATCGACGAGGTGTTCGTCCGTCCGCGCCCCAAGGTCGTCATTGTTGCGGTGCGCGCTGATGAGGACCAACGTGCGGAGATTGAGCGGAAGGCGCGGGCCAATGGTGCCGAGGACATTGCCTCTCTTGATGCCACTGCTGCTGCCATCGAGTCTGCTACCCGAGCACTCGATGTGAATGTCACTGTCGTCTCCACCAACACCTCCAGTGACAGTGAGTTGACGCGATTGCTGGCGAATGCTGGACGTGGGGCTGACCTCGTGATCGCCACGAGCGACCGGATAGTTGTGGGTCAGCAGGACCCCGTGCCATCGGTGTTGCCACCGATGGGAGGTACTGACTTCGCCAGGGTGGCGATGGAGCCGGGCGCAAATCAAGTGTTCGCCCTGATAGATCCCGGTTTGGTCCCTCTCATCGTCTTGCCGGTCGGGCCTGGGCCAGCTCTGGTCTCCTTCATGGCCTTTGTGCAGCCTCTGCTGCGCAAATTGTCCGGGCTTCCGCCGGTCGAGGAGCTCAAGGCTGAGACAGATCGACCGATTGCGCGGCATCCGGAATCCACCACGTTCGTTCCAGTACGTCTAGCACGGGTGGGTGGCCGCCCGGTGCTATCGCGAGCAGGAATGGGCGACGTCACCCACGTTGTCGATTTGTCGATGGCCGATGCCATCGCTGTTGTCGGGGCGGGGGATGAGCCAGTTCCTACCGGCATGCCGCTGACCTGTTGGCGATTGGGGTGA
- a CDS encoding GNAT family N-acetyltransferase yields MQAGGVVLRPMRRADEARWTTTRELDWDWLGPWEATKPPGSHERVGGYRMMITRNRRRAKEGTFLPWAIGWDDGWPDRPALNRDTTPLIGQLTVSSISLGSAMSCSMGYWVASAYAGRGVAPTAVALACDYVFQVMGLHRVEICVRPENTKSLRVVEKLGLAEEGMRPAYLHIDGQWRDHRVFRLLTDDYPGGVLRNYLVNHLLPGFALEEDEG; encoded by the coding sequence ATGCAGGCTGGCGGGGTTGTGCTGCGCCCGATGCGGCGTGCTGACGAGGCGAGGTGGACGACGACACGGGAGCTCGATTGGGACTGGCTAGGCCCGTGGGAGGCCACCAAGCCTCCTGGCTCTCATGAGCGGGTTGGCGGCTACCGCATGATGATTACCCGAAATCGCCGGCGTGCCAAAGAAGGCACATTTTTGCCGTGGGCGATTGGGTGGGATGATGGTTGGCCCGATCGTCCTGCCCTGAACCGAGACACTACGCCCCTTATCGGGCAATTGACGGTGTCGTCGATTTCGTTGGGATCTGCGATGTCGTGCTCAATGGGCTATTGGGTGGCTTCCGCCTACGCCGGTAGGGGGGTTGCACCGACCGCGGTGGCGTTGGCGTGCGATTACGTCTTTCAGGTTATGGGATTGCACCGCGTCGAGATCTGCGTGCGGCCAGAGAACACGAAGAGTTTGCGCGTCGTTGAAAAACTTGGCCTGGCAGAGGAGGGGATGCGGCCGGCATACTTGCATATCGATGGTCAGTGGCGCGACCATCGTGTGTTCCGCTTATTAACTGACGATTATCCCGGCGGAGTGCTGCGCAACTACCTGGTCAACCACCTTCTTCCCGGGTTTGCGCTGGAGGAGGACGAGGGCTGA
- a CDS encoding molecular chaperone: protein MSPEQVTEPVTGSLDDELDQFAAVFTILGSLHYQVPDADHLHELLQMIDEWPLSRPRSPSRMEEGLQMWRLSREEAESRQVVVADHDHLYGDSAVALVPPYESAHRNREGLVFDEHTLQVRAAYARLGLAAPHLHREPDDHIGLELEFLAQGCLRVLDAREDGHADESHQTLAIVANFLRTHVLAWAPSFLSRVSEQAQTSFMKGVALLTIATLDEFDRCLDSVT, encoded by the coding sequence ATGAGCCCCGAGCAGGTGACAGAACCCGTCACCGGTTCTCTCGACGACGAGCTGGACCAGTTCGCGGCAGTGTTCACCATCCTAGGTTCTTTGCACTATCAAGTCCCTGACGCTGATCACCTCCATGAGTTGCTGCAGATGATCGACGAGTGGCCACTGAGCCGCCCCCGGTCACCCAGCCGGATGGAAGAAGGCCTGCAGATGTGGCGGCTTTCACGCGAAGAGGCAGAGTCTCGACAGGTCGTGGTCGCCGACCACGACCACCTCTACGGTGACTCCGCAGTCGCCCTGGTGCCACCTTACGAGTCAGCGCATCGCAACCGGGAGGGGCTGGTCTTCGACGAACACACCCTGCAAGTGCGTGCCGCCTACGCCCGTCTCGGGCTTGCCGCACCTCATCTCCACCGCGAACCTGACGATCACATCGGTCTGGAATTGGAGTTCTTGGCCCAGGGATGTTTACGCGTTTTGGATGCCCGAGAAGACGGTCACGCTGACGAGAGTCACCAGACGCTCGCGATAGTCGCCAATTTCTTACGCACCCACGTGCTCGCCTGGGCACCATCGTTCCTGTCACGTGTCAGTGAGCAAGCCCAAACCTCCTTCATGAAAGGGGTCGCCCTACTCACTATCGCTACACTTGACGAGTTCGACCGATGTTTAGACAGTGTGACGTAG
- the moaC gene encoding cyclic pyranopterin monophosphate synthase MoaC, whose protein sequence is MVDVTTKTPTVRVATAECCVVCSEPIMTALRDESVPKGDVLAVARIAGIQATKHTPDLIPLAHRIGVHGAEVDLWLEPDRVRIRATTRTTDLTGVEMEALTAVTVAALTVADMVKGVDRGFAIEHAVITHKAGGRSGEWTRSDDQ, encoded by the coding sequence ATGGTCGACGTCACGACAAAGACACCCACGGTGCGCGTGGCGACGGCGGAATGCTGCGTGGTGTGCTCCGAGCCGATCATGACTGCCCTGCGCGACGAATCGGTCCCCAAAGGGGACGTCCTCGCCGTGGCCCGCATCGCAGGTATCCAGGCCACCAAGCACACTCCAGACCTCATCCCCCTGGCGCACCGCATCGGTGTGCACGGGGCAGAAGTGGACCTGTGGCTGGAGCCTGACCGGGTAAGGATCCGTGCCACAACCCGTACCACCGATCTCACCGGAGTGGAGATGGAAGCGCTCACCGCTGTGACGGTGGCTGCCCTCACCGTCGCCGACATGGTCAAGGGAGTCGATCGCGGCTTCGCCATCGAGCACGCGGTGATCACTCACAAAGCCGGTGGACGCAGCGGCGAGTGGACCAGGAGCGACGACCAATGA
- the glp gene encoding gephyrin-like molybdotransferase Glp translates to MGRAARGGAVSSSRSSVPATTPKPVSIARHLQLVSSLATAPKTVELPLAECLGLVSAEPVTARLTVPPFTNSAMDGFAVRHADVSEATVHTPVTLPVTNDVPAGSPAHRPLDPGTAQRIMTGARMPENADTVIKVEDTDHAPGTVDAPATVTIFRTPSTGANVRRRGEALATGATVLPAGRRLTPEALAAAAAVGHGSLRVHPAPRVGVLATGSELGGAGEPLHRGKIPDSNGIMLGGLVRTHGGVVEQTRVPDDPERLRELVRSWRVDLIVTAGGISMGAYEVVRQGLPELTFHHVAQQPGGPQGAGMVAETPVLALPGNPVGAYVSFHVYVAPLLARLRGLSPDLIDATPAGVTAPIDPLLGRRLVRARAGAPWRSPAAKTQFMPVCWNGENVEPVHALGSKSHLVTSLPLVEGLAVAGPGIDHVDSGDELSILLTGGVTHDLKPIHPPAW, encoded by the coding sequence ATGGGCCGGGCTGCCCGGGGAGGAGCCGTGAGCAGCTCTCGTTCCAGCGTGCCCGCCACGACGCCAAAGCCAGTGAGCATCGCACGGCACCTGCAACTGGTCTCCTCACTGGCTACCGCACCCAAGACAGTCGAACTACCGCTGGCCGAGTGTCTGGGGCTAGTCAGCGCCGAACCAGTTACCGCCCGACTGACGGTACCGCCGTTCACCAACTCTGCGATGGACGGGTTCGCGGTGCGTCACGCCGACGTGTCCGAGGCCACTGTGCACACCCCTGTCACGCTCCCGGTCACCAATGACGTACCCGCCGGATCTCCCGCCCACCGGCCTCTCGACCCCGGAACCGCCCAGCGCATCATGACCGGTGCCCGCATGCCCGAGAACGCCGACACCGTCATCAAGGTGGAGGACACCGATCATGCTCCCGGAACTGTCGACGCCCCCGCGACGGTGACGATTTTTCGCACCCCCTCAACCGGTGCCAATGTGCGACGCCGTGGTGAGGCTCTGGCCACCGGCGCCACGGTGCTGCCTGCCGGGAGAAGACTGACCCCCGAGGCACTGGCCGCTGCAGCCGCAGTAGGTCATGGCAGTCTGCGAGTTCACCCGGCCCCTCGGGTCGGTGTCCTTGCGACAGGTTCGGAGCTTGGCGGGGCTGGTGAACCGCTACATCGTGGCAAAATCCCCGATTCCAACGGCATCATGTTGGGTGGTCTGGTGCGCACACACGGAGGAGTCGTCGAGCAAACCCGCGTACCCGACGACCCGGAACGCCTGCGCGAACTCGTCCGCTCCTGGCGGGTGGACCTGATTGTCACAGCTGGAGGCATCTCCATGGGGGCCTACGAGGTCGTGCGGCAGGGGCTGCCCGAACTCACCTTCCACCATGTGGCCCAGCAACCCGGAGGCCCCCAAGGGGCTGGAATGGTGGCCGAGACGCCCGTGCTCGCCCTACCGGGCAACCCGGTCGGGGCCTACGTGAGTTTCCACGTATACGTCGCCCCACTGCTGGCACGGTTACGCGGCCTGTCACCCGATCTCATTGACGCGACACCCGCCGGAGTGACAGCACCCATAGACCCGCTGCTGGGACGTCGCCTGGTACGTGCCCGAGCCGGTGCTCCGTGGCGCTCCCCAGCAGCCAAGACTCAGTTCATGCCAGTGTGTTGGAACGGCGAGAATGTCGAGCCGGTGCACGCGCTGGGGTCAAAATCCCACTTAGTGACAAGTCTGCCTCTGGTAGAGGGCCTGGCGGTGGCGGGTCCCGGAATCGATCACGTGGACTCCGGCGACGAGTTGAGCATCCTACTGACGGGAGGAGTTACACATGACCTCAAACCCATTCACCCACCTGCGTGGTAA
- a CDS encoding molybdenum cofactor biosynthesis protein MoaE → MHAKISDEPLNVAKVVSLVSDDRSGAVVTFTGVVRNHDGGQSITAIDYSAHPHATQILADLVEQCATRDGVHGVAAEHRIGHVEVGGTAMVVAVSADHRGQAFEAACEFVDAVKESLPVWKCQWLTDGSHEWAGLPGEEP, encoded by the coding sequence ATGCACGCCAAGATCAGTGACGAGCCGCTGAACGTCGCCAAGGTCGTCAGCTTGGTGAGTGACGACCGCAGTGGCGCTGTCGTGACTTTCACCGGAGTGGTTCGCAACCACGATGGCGGCCAGTCCATTACAGCCATCGACTATAGTGCCCACCCCCATGCCACGCAGATCTTGGCAGACCTAGTCGAACAGTGCGCCACGCGCGATGGCGTCCACGGCGTAGCTGCCGAGCACCGAATCGGCCACGTGGAGGTCGGCGGGACAGCGATGGTCGTGGCCGTGTCGGCAGACCACCGCGGGCAAGCATTTGAGGCGGCCTGTGAATTCGTCGACGCCGTTAAGGAAAGCCTGCCGGTGTGGAAGTGCCAATGGCTCACTGACGGCTCCCACGAATGGGCCGGGCTGCCCGGGGAGGAGCCGTGA
- a CDS encoding MoaD/ThiS family protein, translating to MQVHYYGGTAEAAGTSEETVETPTGLSVNQLLDHLRNLHPGLGRLLGVCTLFVDGSAVRGEQIVPARAQVEVLPPFAGG from the coding sequence ATGCAAGTGCACTACTACGGCGGCACAGCTGAGGCTGCCGGAACCAGTGAGGAGACGGTGGAGACGCCAACCGGCCTGTCCGTCAATCAGTTACTCGACCACCTTCGTAACCTGCACCCGGGCTTGGGACGACTGCTGGGAGTGTGCACCCTGTTCGTCGACGGATCTGCTGTCCGCGGTGAACAGATCGTGCCCGCGAGAGCCCAGGTTGAGGTCCTTCCACCATTTGCAGGAGGGTGA
- the moaA gene encoding GTP 3',8-cyclase MoaA: protein MTTPQADREDGEVMSAATGQSAAHHGLPDRFGRLATDLRVSVTDHCNLRCTYCMPAEGMDWLANRDLLTDDEIIRVIGIGIERLGITKVRFTGGEPLLRPSLENLVAATSTLRRTNGTPPITALTTNGIGLDRRVDGLVEAGLDRVNISLDTVDRERFATISRRDRLADVVTGIDAALAARLLVKINAVPQIDSYRRDIPELLVFCLDRGLELRFIEFMPIGANGWKREATVSADDILTVVRDAGFSITADQAARGSSPAQRWSVSSRHTRPGWLGIIASVTRPFCANCSRTRLTADGQIRNCLFADQEADLRSLLRSGASDDEIIAVWQGEMWCKSAHHGVDNGSFANSRRRMSAIGG from the coding sequence ATGACCACACCACAGGCAGACCGGGAGGACGGTGAGGTCATGAGCGCCGCGACGGGCCAGAGTGCCGCCCACCATGGTCTGCCGGACCGTTTCGGACGGCTGGCTACCGACCTGCGGGTCTCGGTAACCGACCATTGCAACCTGAGGTGCACCTATTGCATGCCCGCCGAAGGCATGGACTGGTTGGCCAACCGTGACCTGCTCACCGACGACGAGATCATCCGTGTCATTGGCATCGGGATCGAGCGACTCGGCATCACCAAGGTGAGATTCACCGGCGGGGAGCCCCTGTTGCGCCCTAGTCTGGAAAACCTGGTGGCCGCAACGTCGACGCTGCGCCGCACGAACGGTACCCCACCGATCACCGCGCTAACGACCAACGGGATCGGCCTGGACCGGCGTGTCGACGGTCTCGTCGAGGCCGGCCTAGATCGGGTCAACATCTCCCTGGACACCGTGGACCGCGAACGGTTTGCCACCATCTCCCGACGAGACCGGCTCGCAGACGTCGTGACAGGGATCGACGCAGCCCTCGCCGCACGACTATTAGTCAAGATCAATGCCGTCCCCCAGATCGACTCCTACCGCCGTGACATTCCCGAGTTGCTCGTTTTCTGCCTGGACCGCGGTCTAGAACTACGATTCATCGAGTTCATGCCGATCGGGGCGAATGGCTGGAAACGGGAGGCAACCGTCAGTGCCGACGACATCCTCACCGTGGTCCGAGATGCAGGTTTCAGCATCACCGCTGACCAGGCTGCGCGCGGCTCCTCACCCGCGCAACGCTGGTCGGTGAGCTCGCGGCACACACGCCCCGGATGGCTGGGGATCATCGCCTCAGTGACTCGACCGTTCTGCGCAAACTGCTCGCGCACCCGGCTCACCGCCGACGGCCAGATCCGCAACTGCTTGTTCGCTGACCAAGAGGCCGATCTGCGTTCCCTGCTACGCTCAGGAGCCAGCGATGACGAGATCATCGCCGTATGGCAAGGTGAAATGTGGTGCAAAAGCGCCCACCACGGGGTTGACAACGGGAGTTTTGCCAACTCCCGGCGTCGCATGTCTGCCATTGGAGGGTGA
- a CDS encoding TOBE domain-containing protein → MSIMSPHPPSHRVSDVAALLGVSDDTVRRWIDQRHVRAAKDTTGRLRVDGASLAAFLVTQQQERQDLADGAQTQSMRNHIRGIVAKVISDKVMSQVELVTGNLSIVSLVSTEAVRELGLQVGSIAVAQVKATNVSLQLPVTR, encoded by the coding sequence ATGAGCATAATGAGTCCGCATCCTCCCTCCCATCGGGTTTCCGACGTGGCGGCCCTGCTAGGGGTCTCTGACGACACAGTGCGTCGCTGGATCGATCAGAGGCACGTTCGCGCCGCTAAAGACACCACAGGTCGACTTCGTGTGGACGGTGCCAGTCTTGCTGCGTTCCTCGTCACCCAGCAGCAGGAGCGTCAAGACCTCGCTGATGGCGCGCAGACCCAGTCGATGCGCAACCACATCCGGGGTATCGTTGCCAAGGTTATCAGCGACAAAGTGATGAGCCAGGTCGAACTGGTCACCGGCAACCTGAGCATTGTTTCACTGGTCTCCACCGAGGCCGTGCGTGAGCTCGGTCTGCAGGTCGGCTCGATCGCTGTAGCTCAGGTCAAGGCGACCAATGTGTCCCTTCAGCTACCCGTTACCAGGTGA
- the modA gene encoding molybdate ABC transporter substrate-binding protein, with translation MIEMSRVSLRTCAIAAVAAVLLAACGSGPSSTQPSAAPTRLTVFAAASLTRSYEQIGEQFERKYPRVDVQFSFEGSQNLVAQMAQGAPADVLATADQRSMNKAVEQNLVNVPRQFASNVLTLVTPAHNPARVTGLNSSLRGAKLVICAPEVPCGNATRKLANKLGVTLKPVSEEQKVTDVRGKVESGEADVGIVYRTDALAAGNKVDVIPIGRANEVVNHYPIATAVGATHQGLAKRFVEYVMSADAQKILSDDGFSGP, from the coding sequence GTGATCGAGATGTCAAGAGTCTCGCTGCGGACCTGCGCCATTGCAGCAGTAGCAGCGGTGTTGCTTGCGGCGTGCGGCAGTGGGCCGTCTTCTACCCAGCCCTCGGCAGCCCCGACGAGGTTGACCGTCTTTGCCGCTGCGTCCCTCACAAGGTCCTACGAGCAGATCGGCGAGCAATTTGAGCGCAAGTATCCCCGGGTCGACGTGCAGTTTTCCTTTGAAGGGTCCCAGAACCTGGTCGCCCAGATGGCCCAGGGGGCCCCGGCTGATGTCCTGGCCACCGCTGATCAAAGGAGCATGAACAAAGCGGTTGAGCAGAACTTAGTGAATGTCCCACGTCAGTTCGCCAGCAACGTGCTCACCCTTGTTACCCCTGCACATAATCCGGCGAGGGTGACCGGATTGAACTCTTCGCTGCGTGGCGCCAAGCTTGTCATATGCGCCCCAGAGGTGCCCTGCGGCAACGCGACGAGGAAACTCGCCAACAAGCTGGGCGTCACGTTGAAGCCGGTGAGCGAGGAACAGAAGGTCACTGATGTTCGGGGCAAAGTTGAGTCTGGGGAAGCCGATGTGGGGATCGTCTATCGCACGGACGCGCTCGCGGCTGGCAACAAAGTGGACGTGATACCGATCGGTCGAGCCAATGAGGTCGTCAATCATTACCCGATAGCGACCGCGGTCGGCGCCACCCACCAGGGCCTGGCTAAAAGGTTCGTCGAGTACGTGATGTCGGCTGATGCCCAGAAGATCCTCTCGGATGATGGGTTTTCCGGGCCGTGA
- a CDS encoding ABC transporter permease — protein sequence MPMWIVILAVVGICVLVLPLVGMGNEVPWARIPAIMASPEAQDALWLSVRTCVIATVIDVFLGVPIALLLARDWNGVAAVRVLVLLPLSLPPVVAGLALLATFGRRGMIGASLHAAGISIAFSTAAVVMAQVYVSLPFLVTALESSIRTRSWKLEQTAAALGAGPWRVLRTITMPTVASALGRGTALAAARCLGEFGATITFAGSLQSVTRTMPLQVYLARETDSDTAMALGLVLVVVGAIVAGLTQWQPSQRSWRRNEPPLVEEGLTGQGNYELAGTRGTPYEQHVCEQSDPGKDLPEQSSITTNLGTSAVTVWSPQAHDDSVSRVRGASAGHEPIGSAAAAIHVDGQVSARSWDVRLDVEPGEVVAVMGPNGAGKSTLASVVTGLLALDRGRVCIGRQLVDAGDGRIVLPGRRGVGLLTQDALIFEHMSVLDNVAYGPRCHGLSRAQAQKVAYAQLAAVGCAHLAARRGGELSGGQAALVGLARAFAVEPAVLVLDEPTAALDIDAQIRVRDLLKSQLDRTNMTALIITHDVADTMTVAGRLVVLEHGRIIEDGVVSQLLENPKKAFTAQLAALVKFGVRTNSQGAESSS from the coding sequence ATGCCGATGTGGATCGTTATCCTCGCCGTGGTGGGCATTTGCGTGCTCGTCCTGCCTTTGGTGGGGATGGGTAATGAAGTGCCTTGGGCTCGGATTCCGGCAATCATGGCCTCACCGGAGGCTCAGGATGCGCTGTGGTTGAGCGTGCGCACCTGTGTGATTGCCACGGTCATCGACGTGTTTCTGGGAGTACCTATTGCCCTGTTACTGGCCCGTGACTGGAACGGTGTAGCAGCGGTACGAGTACTTGTGCTGTTGCCGCTGTCGCTACCGCCGGTGGTCGCCGGTTTGGCCTTATTGGCGACATTTGGTAGACGCGGCATGATAGGGGCGTCGTTACACGCTGCAGGCATCTCCATCGCGTTCTCCACGGCGGCCGTCGTCATGGCACAGGTCTACGTCTCGTTACCCTTCCTTGTCACCGCACTTGAGTCGTCTATCCGAACCCGGTCGTGGAAGTTAGAGCAGACAGCCGCAGCCTTGGGAGCGGGGCCGTGGCGGGTACTCAGGACTATCACTATGCCCACTGTGGCCTCGGCTCTGGGACGTGGGACGGCGCTGGCTGCGGCTCGATGTTTGGGCGAGTTTGGGGCGACGATCACTTTCGCGGGATCGCTGCAGAGCGTCACCCGGACAATGCCGCTTCAAGTGTATTTGGCTCGTGAGACCGATTCGGATACTGCCATGGCGTTAGGGCTCGTCTTGGTGGTAGTCGGAGCGATAGTTGCGGGGCTCACCCAGTGGCAACCGAGTCAGCGATCGTGGCGACGAAACGAGCCACCGCTTGTGGAGGAAGGCCTGACGGGACAAGGAAATTATGAGCTGGCTGGCACTAGGGGGACTCCGTATGAGCAGCATGTCTGCGAGCAGAGTGATCCTGGGAAGGACCTGCCTGAACAATCGTCGATCACTACTAACTTGGGTACGAGTGCGGTGACTGTCTGGTCTCCCCAGGCTCATGACGATTCAGTGTCTCGAGTCAGGGGTGCGTCGGCCGGACATGAGCCGATCGGTTCAGCCGCAGCCGCGATCCACGTCGACGGGCAGGTGAGCGCTCGTTCATGGGACGTGAGGCTGGATGTCGAGCCCGGCGAGGTTGTCGCCGTCATGGGGCCTAACGGGGCGGGGAAGTCGACCCTTGCGAGTGTCGTGACTGGACTGCTTGCCTTGGATCGTGGTCGGGTGTGCATCGGCCGGCAGCTTGTTGACGCCGGGGATGGTCGCATCGTACTGCCTGGACGCCGCGGAGTTGGTTTGCTCACCCAGGACGCGCTCATCTTCGAGCACATGTCGGTGCTCGACAACGTCGCCTACGGTCCACGCTGTCATGGCTTAAGTCGAGCACAGGCGCAGAAGGTGGCCTATGCCCAACTCGCTGCGGTGGGATGCGCTCACCTTGCTGCACGTCGCGGTGGAGAACTCTCAGGTGGCCAGGCGGCGCTAGTAGGTCTGGCTCGGGCATTCGCCGTAGAACCGGCCGTTCTGGTACTCGACGAGCCCACTGCCGCACTTGACATTGACGCTCAGATACGAGTGCGCGACTTGCTGAAGTCTCAGTTGGATCGCACCAATATGACGGCTCTGATCATCACCCATGATGTCGCCGACACGATGACGGTGGCCGGACGATTGGTTGTTCTGGAGCACGGCCGGATCATCGAGGATGGCGTTGTGTCCCAGCTACTTGAGAACCCGAAAAAGGCTTTTACGGCTCAGCTCGCTGCGTTAGTGAAGTTCGGGGTCAGGACTAACTCACAGGGCGCGGAGTCTTCCTCGTGA
- a CDS encoding helix-turn-helix transcriptional regulator, with translation MTITDLARESKLHVNTIREPLNVLVSLGLVEREKLPAAGRGRPYWGYTSRTLSGPNSPADLLRHLSRSTIRWIRDTSDDPVAAARSLGEHLGDDALAMANVPDHTEHSPSDKFSLADHMTKIRVFLTAFGFSAEPHPTNPTALILRACPFVDPNDTDPVAMAIQQGMLYRVIERTGGNSVHVTLHHEEDSAPCELVLTPNFTNAAS, from the coding sequence GTGACGATTACCGACTTAGCCAGAGAATCCAAGTTACACGTCAACACGATTCGGGAGCCCCTCAACGTACTGGTGTCCTTGGGGTTGGTGGAACGCGAGAAACTCCCAGCAGCAGGCCGGGGCCGTCCATACTGGGGATACACGAGCCGGACCTTGTCCGGACCAAATTCACCGGCCGATCTGTTACGGCACCTGAGCCGGTCGACAATCCGGTGGATTCGCGACACCAGCGACGATCCCGTCGCCGCCGCGAGAAGCCTGGGAGAGCACCTGGGCGACGACGCTTTAGCGATGGCCAACGTCCCGGATCACACGGAGCACTCCCCCAGTGACAAATTCAGCCTGGCCGATCATATGACGAAAATCCGCGTGTTCCTCACGGCTTTCGGTTTCTCCGCCGAGCCCCATCCGACGAATCCAACCGCTTTGATACTTCGAGCTTGTCCATTCGTCGATCCCAATGACACCGATCCAGTTGCCATGGCAATCCAGCAAGGCATGCTGTACCGGGTGATCGAGCGCACCGGGGGTAACTCCGTGCACGTCACGCTCCATCACGAGGAAGACTCCGCGCCCTGTGAGTTAGTCCTGACCCCGAACTTCACTAACGCAGCGAGCTGA